A window from Sinorhizobium fredii encodes these proteins:
- a CDS encoding adenylate/guanylate cyclase domain-containing protein — MRALGVELVEAAIFLDTLHPVRESEGFYWEASKSLDARHREFLRDDSEDNAQQWRSSPFHHMLENGLSELHLPLAGEVPDQFPVLAELKQAGHTGYFAQIIPLGGNDAIGEMDNLYCRWSTDRPGGFRREDLDAFRRLVPALTLAIKSAALRQVANSLVEVYLGHDAGKRVLEGRIARGRVESIHTVLWYSDMANYTSLSETVHSSELIAMLNDYAEATISGIHHCGGDVLKLIGDGVLAIFNRTDAKEAADAALQARRRLAENLSLLNERRRGLGLATTSIYLGLHFGEVFYGNIGSDERLDFTVIGPAVNEVCRIAASSRALGRSLLVSENFRALLAERDAEFLADVGTFQLKGVRNPRRLYAPQD; from the coding sequence AGGCGGCAATCTTCCTGGATACCCTTCATCCCGTTCGAGAATCGGAGGGCTTCTATTGGGAAGCGAGCAAGAGCCTCGACGCCCGGCACCGGGAATTCCTTCGCGACGATTCCGAAGACAATGCTCAGCAGTGGCGCAGCAGCCCTTTCCATCACATGCTGGAGAATGGGCTTTCCGAGCTCCACCTGCCGTTGGCCGGGGAGGTGCCGGACCAGTTTCCGGTCCTTGCGGAACTCAAGCAAGCAGGCCACACCGGCTACTTCGCCCAGATAATCCCGCTGGGCGGAAACGACGCGATCGGCGAAATGGACAATCTCTACTGCCGTTGGTCGACGGACAGGCCGGGCGGCTTTCGCCGTGAGGATCTGGATGCCTTTCGCAGGCTCGTGCCCGCCTTGACGCTCGCCATCAAGTCGGCGGCGCTTCGTCAGGTGGCGAATTCGCTTGTTGAAGTCTACCTCGGGCACGACGCCGGCAAGCGGGTGCTAGAAGGTCGCATCGCGCGGGGCCGAGTTGAGAGCATTCATACGGTGCTCTGGTACTCGGATATGGCAAACTACACGTCGCTGTCCGAAACGGTGCACAGCAGCGAGCTTATCGCCATGCTGAATGACTATGCGGAGGCGACCATTTCGGGGATCCACCACTGTGGGGGAGACGTGTTGAAGCTGATCGGCGACGGCGTTCTTGCCATCTTCAATCGGACAGATGCCAAGGAAGCGGCGGACGCCGCGCTTCAGGCGAGGCGCAGACTTGCGGAGAACCTCTCATTACTCAACGAACGACGTCGCGGTCTTGGCTTGGCCACAACGTCAATCTATCTCGGCTTGCACTTCGGCGAAGTGTTCTACGGCAACATCGGCAGCGACGAAAGGCTGGACTTTACCGTAATCGGCCCGGCAGTGAACGAAGTTTGCCGGATCGCGGCGAGTAGCAGGGCTTTAGGCCGGTCGCTGCTGGTGTCGGAAAACTTTCGTGCGCTGCTCGCTGAGAGAGATGCGGAGTTCCTGGCCGACGTCGGCACTTTCCAACTCAAGGGAGTACGGAATCCGAGACGGCTCTATGCGCCGCAGGATTGA